The Hymenobacter oligotrophus genome segment CTCGGCAGCCTAGCCAGTACAAGCTCTCGAGCGTGCGCAGGCTGGTGGTGCCCACGGCAATAACGGGCCTAGGTGCGTGGGCTATCAGCTGGCGCAGCACCTGGCGGGTGGCGCTTATCGGCTCGGAGTGCATGGCGTGGTCGGCCATCTGGGCGGCTTTCACCGGCTGAAACGTGCCCGCACCCACGTGCAGAGTTAGCTGCGCGCTCTGAATGCCGCGGGCCCCGAGGGCTTGCAATACGCGCTCCGTAAAGTGCAGCCCGGCCGTAGGCGCCGCCACGGCGCCGTCGTGGGCAGCGTAAACAGTCTGGTAACGCTCGTCGTCGGTGGGGTTGGCTTCGCGGTTGAGGTAGGGCGGCAGCGGCAGGCGGCCCGCGCCGGCCAGCACCTGCGCAAACGGCAACTCAGCCGGCTGCCACCGAAACCGGATTAACGAGCTGCCTTCTTCGGCGGCTTCGCGCTCGGCCTCGAGCACGGCGGTTTGGCCATCGGGCGTGGTAAAGGTGGCCTGCACGGCGCCAGTTTTCCAGCGCTTGCCGTTGCCCACAAGGCAGCGCCACACGCACGCGCCGGTTTGTTGCATGGCCGGCTCAATGGCGCGGCTGGGTGCTACGGGTTCCAGGCAAAATAACTCTATTTGGCCGCCGGTGGGCTTGTGCAAATACAGGCGCGCCCGCACCACTTTCGTGTTGTTGAAAACGAGCAATGCATCAGGAGGCAATTGCTCGGGCAACTCCCGGAAAATATGATCGGCAATAGCGCCCTGGCGGTACACCAGCAGGCGCGAGCCGTCGCGGTCGGGTAGGGGCTCCGGCGCGATGCGCTCGGCCGGTAAGTCGTAGGCGAAGTCCTGTATGGAAAGCTGGCGGGGGTCGGGGGTGTGCATCGGGGCAAAATTAACCCAGTGGCCAATACGGCGCTGCCCTAGGTAAACGGGGTACAAACAACACGGCCACACCCGTAAAGTTGGGTGTGGCCGTGCTTTGCGAAGTTGGAAGGTTGCGCACCTAGGCGACTTAAGGGCGCTTGAAAATCAGCAAGTGTTGCTGCGGCAGCGCCTTGATGTTCTCGACAAACTGCAACCCCACGGCTTGCAGCTCGCGGCGGGCCTGTTCTTCGCTCATCCGATGAATGCGCTTGATGGGCACGTTGGGGTCTTCGGCGCGGTACTCTACCAGCGCCACGCGGCCGCCCGGCTTCAGCGAGTTTTTAATGGCGCGCATCATTTCCCTGGGGTGGTCAAACTCGTGGTAGGCGTCCACAATCAGCGCCAAATCCACGGCGTTGGCCGGTAGGTTGGGGTTTTTCACGGTGCCCAGCACGGGCTCCACGTTGGCAACCTTGCGGCGCTGGCTGGTGGCTTGCAGCTTTTCGAGCATTTGCGGCTGAATATCCACCGCCAGCACTTTGCCCTGGGGCACCAGCTCGCTCATGCGGAAAGTGAAGAACCCGGTGCCAGCGCCAATATCGGCCACTACATCGGTGGGCTTCAGCTTCAGCTCGCGCAGCAAAATATCGGTGCCTTCTTCCTGCTCCCGATCGGGGCGCTCCAGCCAGCCGGCGCCGTCGTGGCCCATTACGTGCGCAATTTGGCGGCCCATGTAATAGCGGCTAATGCCGTTGGGGTCTTGGGGGGCGCGGCGTTGGTAGCCAGCCGTATCGGGCGAGGCCTCGGTGCGGCCCTGCACCACACGGGCGGCGTCGCTTTCGGCAATGGGCGTTTGGGTGCAGGCAAACAGCAGCGCAGGCACCGCAAAGGTGGCCACTACTGCTCTGCGCAGAAACAAGGAGGCATCCGTAGGCATAGGCACGTGCAAAGAAAACGGCAACTGCGGGTTTAACAACGCTTGCCGCCAAAACCGTTCGCTGAGCCCTAACGCCAGAAAAAACCCAATTGATCCTCAATCAATTGAAGAAAGAATATAGTTAATACTTCTTTTCTCTGTGCTAACTCCTATTTTCGGCTCAAATTCGTACCATTCCTTGGTTCAAACCTTTCTTAACCCATAATCACTATGAAGCAACTTGCCTCTGCCCTCCAGAAAATGGCTGCTGCGGCCCTGTTTGCCGCTGCCCTCACGGGCTGCGCACGCAACGAGTACGCCATGCTGCCCAAAACCAGCTCGTACCACGGCGACCAGCACCGCTCGGTAGCCGTTAAGCCTGCCGCTCCGGTAGCCGAGCAAACCCCGGCCGCTGTAGCCACCGAGCCCGTAGCGCCGGCTGCCACGGTAGCTGCCGCACCCGTGAAAGAAGAAGCCGCTGCTCCGCGCAAGGCTGCTAAAGTAGCCAAGCAAGAGCGCGCCGAAGTAGCTTCCGCTCCCGCTGCTAAGCCCAATTTGGTGCAAAAAGCTCTTGTTGCTAAAGCACTGAAGAAAGTAGACAAGCTGGCTGCTAAGGCCGAGCTGAAAAAGCAGTCGAACGCTGCTTCGGCCGACGACGCCAACGCCCTGGCTAAAAACATCAAGCTGGGTATCATCCTGCTGCTCATCGGTGTTCTGCTCGGCATTTTCGGCGGTATCATCGGTCTGCTCGGTCTGATCTTCGCCATCATCGGTATCGTACTGATCGTACTCGGCCTGCTCGAAGAAATCTAGGTCGTACGCAACGTATCAGCGCAAACAAAAGCGCCCCGGCTGTAATAGCCGGGGCGCTTTTGTTTGCGGGCCCTAGGTGCAAGGCTACATCGGGTCCACGTCGGCTACAATGCGGGCCTGTCGGAAATCCTTTTCGTCGCGCACCAGCGTAATGGCCTCCAAAATTTGTGCTTTGGCGTGCTTCAGCACCGTGTGCTCGCGGCTGAGCTTGATGGTAATTTCCTGCAGGTAGAAGTTACGGATGCGAAAAATGTACGGTGCCTCGGGCCCCAGCACCGCATCTCTACCTAGGCGCTCCACCAGTTCCTGCGTCAGCAGTACGGCGGCTTCTAGGGCCATACGCTCTTCCACGTGCTTCACCGTAATCTTGATGACGCGAGCAAACGGCGGGTACATGTGCTCGCGGCGTTGCGCAATTTCGTACTCGTAGAAATCCTGGTAATCGTTGCGCATCACCTTGTCGAAGATGGGCTGTTGCGGGTCGCCGGTCTGCACGATTACCTTGCCTTTTTTGCCCTTGCGCCCCGCGCGGCCGCTTACCTGCACAAACATTTGGTAGGCCCGTTCGTGCGCCCGGAAATCGGGGTAGTGGATGATGCTATCGGCGTTGATAATGCCCACCAGGCTCACGTTGCCGAAGTCGAGGCCCTTGGTCACCATCTGCGTACCCACCAGCACGTTGGTGCGCTGCTGCTCAAAGTCGCTGATGATTTGCTGGTAGGCGTTTTTGGCGCGTGTGGTGTCTAGGTCCATGCGCTGCACGTTGGCCTCGGGCAGCATCAGCTTCAGGTCGTCCTCGATGCGCTCGGTGCCAAAGCCCATGGCCCGAATTGCGCGCGAGCCGCAAGCCGGACATTCGCGCGGCATCACCTCGTGGTGCCCGCAGTAGTGGCAGCGCAGCTCGTGCGCGTTTTTGTGGTAGCTGAGGCTCACGGCGCAGCTCTTGCACTTGGGTATCCAGCCGCAATCCAGGCAGCTGATAAAGGGCGAATAGCCGCGGCGGTTCTGAAACAGAATCACTTGTTCGCCCTGCGACAAACGGCCTTCGATTGCCGCTGTGAGCTCGGGCGTGAAGTGGTGCGAAGGTTTCTTCTGACCTTGCTGCGCGTTTCGCCGCGTATCGATCAACTCGATTTCGGGCAAGCCTGCCTCGCCAAAACGCTTGGTAAGCGGCACCAGGCCCCAGCGGCCCGCCCGGCACTGGTAGTACGTTTCGACCGACGGCGTAGCCGACCCCAGCAGGATTTTGGCGCCTTGGAAAGTACCCATCATCAGGGCTACTTCGCGGGCGTTGTAGCGCGGGGCCGGGTCGTACTGCTTATAGCTCGATTCGTGTTCTTCGTCGACGATGATCAGCGACAAACTATCGAAAGGCAGAAACACGGCCGAGCGCACGCCCACCACCACCTGAAAGCGGCCCGAAAGCACGCCGTTCCATACTTCCACGCGCTCGTTGTCGGAGAACTTGGAGTGGTACACACCTAGGCGCGAGCCAAATACGCGCATCAGGCGCGTCACGATTTGTGCCGTCAGGGCAATTTCGGGCAGCAGGTACAGCACTTGGCCGCCGCCTTCCAGCGCTTTCCGAATCAGATCGATGTAAATCTCGGTTTTGCCGGCACCGGTTACGCCGTGCAGCAGCGTAATGTCCTTCTGCCCAAACAGCTCCAGCACTTGGTCGCGGGCTTTGGTTTGGGCTTCCGATAACTCGAAGGGCATTTGGTTGCCTTCTTTTTCATCGAGCGGGAAGCGCGACACAATCTGATCGAACTGCTCGAGCACGCCGTTTTTGATGAGCGTGTTTACGGCAGAGGGCGAGAGGTGCGGCGAGCTGGTGAGGGCCGCTTTCTCGAGGCCGGTGTGGTTGGCGTGCTCGTTTTGGTACACCGGCACGCGCTGGATGTAGCGCATCAGCACATCCAGTTGTTTTGGCTTGCTGGCGAGGTTTTCAAATAAGCCCTCTAGCGCTGCCTCGGCCACGAAATGATGCGCCAGGCGCACCTTCTTCACCACCTTGGGCGCGTACTTATCGGCAATGTGCTCGAACAGAAAGACAACGTCCTTCTGGATCAGACTCTTGATAACCTTGTGGAACGAGCTGATGCCTAGGATTTCGCCCACCTCCGAAAAAGTCAGCGCTTTGCCGTCTTCGGTACCTAGGGCTTCCACAATTTTTTGCTCCTGCTCGCTTAGCGGGTAGGGCGTGCCTTCCGACAGATACTGCGGATGCAGCTGCACCCGCGACTCGGAGCTGAGCTTTAGCGCCGAGGGCAAAGCCGCGTTGATGACCTCGCCCAGCGTGCACATGTAGTACTCCGCAATCCAGCGGAAAAGCTTGAGTTGAGGCTGCGTAACCACCGGCGCATCGTCGATGAACTCGAGGATATACTTGGCCTGGTAGTCCTTGGGCGGGGTTTCGTGCACGGCCGCCACAATGCAGCTCAGCGTCTTTTTCGCGCCAAACTGCACCAGCACCCGCCCGCCAATTACCACTTGGTCGTTCAGCTCGAAGGGTACGCGGTACGTGTAGAGCTTGGGCAGCGGCAAGGGCAAAATCACGTCGGCGAAAAGCGTAACGCGGTCGGCCGCGGCGGGCTCGGACTGGGGCAAGGAGAAAAGGTGCGTTTGGGACACGGTTCTATCAGCGGCGAATAACAAAGATAGCCCGCTAAACGCCAGAACAATCCTGCCGGCAGAGCATCCGGAAATGGCTATTCAGCCATGTGCCTGCCGCAGAGCCGCCTGTTGGAACCTAGGGCCCCAACATTAGCCGCGCAGGGTTGCCGCCTGCAGTTGCGCCAATGCCTCGGTGGGGTTGTACACCGGCTGTTGGCAGGCGCGGTTGTAGCACACGTAAATGGTGGTTTGGCCCTCGGCGGCGTGGCGGTTTTGCAGTAGCGGCAGTTCGCTGCTGGTGTTGGTGCCCGCTAGCACGGCGTTGGGCAGGTAGTGGCGGCTTAGCTCGCGCCTAAAGTGCTCCGCTTCGGGCCCAATCACGGCTACCTCAGCTAGCGGAGCCAGGAGGCTGAGGTACAACGAAGCCCAATTGCCGAGATGTTGCGGCTCATTTACAGCCAAATCCTGCGCAAGGGCCAGCATATTGGTGGCCCGTTCGTGCCAAGCCGGTACATCGAGCAGGGCACCTAAGCGCAACAGGTTATGCGCCATCAGGGAGTTGGAGCTGGGTATTACGTTATCGAACAACTCTTTCTTACGCGCAATCAGTGCCTCGCCGGTATCGTCGGTGTAGAATAAGTGCGAATCGGCTTCGTCGGCGAAGTGTTCGAGTACGTACTCCGTCAGCTCGCGGGCGCGTTGCAGCCACCGTTCGGCAAAGGTGGCTTCGTAGAGGGCCGTGTACGCATCAATCAGCAAGGCATAATCTTCCAGAAAGGCCACAATGGTAGCGCGGCCGTTTTTGTAGTTGCGCCACAGCCCTTGCCCGCGGCGTAAGTTTTGCTCGATGAACTCGGCATTTTGCAAGGCCAGCTCGAGGTATTGGGGCAGATGAAACGCCCGGTATGCGTCGACCAAACCGCGCAGCATGAGGGCATTCCAGCCAGTCAGGATTTTATCGTCGAGGGCGGGGCGGGCGCGTTGGCTGCGGTAGGCGAGCAGTTTTTCGCGCCAACCGGCGGCCAAGCTTGCTACCACGCCAGGGGTTAGTTGGTGTGCTTCGGCAAACGCGGCATCGGATTGACGGCGGTGCAAAATGTTGTGCCCGTGCTCCCAGTTGCCCAGGGCTGTGCAGCCGTAGTACTCGGCCGCCAAGGGGGCCTCGTCACCTAGGGCTTCGCGCAGTTGCTCCAGGCCAAAGACGTAAAACTTGCCTTCTTCGCCCTCGCTGTCGGCATCGAGCGAGGCGTAAAATCCGCCTTCCGGGCTCATCAGTTCGCGCTGCACAAAAGCCACAGTTTGCTCCACCACTTCGCGCCACTGCTCGTCTTGGGTAAGCTGATAGGCTTCGGCGTACAGGCTGATAAGCTGCCCGTTGTCGTACAGCATCTTTTCGAAGTGGGGCACCAACCACGCATCATCCACCGAATACCGCGCAAAACCGCCGCCTGCTTGGTCGTAGATACCGCCCCAGGCCATTTCGCGCAGCGTTAGGTTAGTTTGCTGCAAGGCAGCATCGTTACCGGTTAGCGCGTGCGCCCGCAGCAAAAAGCGCCAGATTACCGGCATCGGGAATTTGGGGGCTTGGCCAGTGCCGCCGCGTTTAGCATCGAAGTGCTTGGCTAGGTTGCGCAGCAGGGTGCCAAACGCTTGTTGCCCCACGGGTTTGGTGCTGATTTTGGCGCCGTACTTCTCCAAATCGTTGGCACGCAGCACCCGCGCAAAATCCTCGGCCGATTTATCCAGCTCCGCCCGATGCTCGCTGCCGTAGGCATTGGCAATTTGCTGCAGCAGCTCAAACCAGTTGCGCGACGGGAAGTACGTGCCGCCATAAAAAGGTTTTGCCTCCGGTGTCAGAAACACGTTCAGCGGCCACCCGCCACCTAAGCCCATGGCTTGAATGGCATCCATGTACACTTGGTCCACGTCGGGCCGTTCCTCCCGATCGACCTTAATGCACACAAACCGCTCGTTCATGATTTGGGCAATTTCTTCATGCTCAAACGATTCACGCTCCATTACGTGGCACCAATGGCAGGCCGCATACCCGATGCTTACCAAAATTGGCTTCTGCTCTTTTTGAGCCCGGCTAAGCGCTTCTTCGCCCCACGGGTACCAGTCAACGGGGTTGTAGGCGTGCTGCAGCAAGTACGGGCTCGATTCGTGCGCCAGACGGTTGGGTTTGGCGTGGGGGGCAGGCGTTGGCATAAGCAAATGCGAATTCGGATGGGCAGCACTATTGGAACTTGTACGCGTACGGGCTTAAACAGCAAACCCGGCCACCTAGGGCCGGGTTTGTTTTATTCTGCGGTTGGTGGTGCCTGCGGCTTGCGGCGCGGCGGTCGGCCACGGCGCTTGGCCTCCGTCGGTGGCGCCGCATTAGCATCCGCATTCGATACAGCCTCTGCCAACGGAGCCTGCGGCTCCGGGGTCGTTGCCCCCGGGTTATTCGGCTTGCGCCTAGGTGCCGGGCGCTTGCGGGCAGGAGCAGGGGCGGAGCCAATCTCGGCAACCGGAGCGGTTGGCTCTGCCGCCGGTGCCGCCGGCGTAAGAGTAGGCAAAGCGTCGATAGCCGATTCTACGGCCGCCATCAATTTGCTGGTGCCCTTGCCTCGGCCAGCGCGGCTGCGCGACTTGGGCTTTGGCGGCTCGTTGGGG includes the following:
- a CDS encoding S-adenosylmethionine:tRNA ribosyltransferase-isomerase — encoded protein: MHTPDPRQLSIQDFAYDLPAERIAPEPLPDRDGSRLLVYRQGAIADHIFRELPEQLPPDALLVFNNTKVVRARLYLHKPTGGQIELFCLEPVAPSRAIEPAMQQTGACVWRCLVGNGKRWKTGAVQATFTTPDGQTAVLEAEREAAEEGSSLIRFRWQPAELPFAQVLAGAGRLPLPPYLNREANPTDDERYQTVYAAHDGAVAAPTAGLHFTERVLQALGARGIQSAQLTLHVGAGTFQPVKAAQMADHAMHSEPISATRQVLRQLIAHAPRPVIAVGTTSLRTLESLYWLGCRVVRGGNLSGVVQQWEPYEHATEVPMQAALQALLDELERRGDDALQASTQLLIAPGYRFRAMQGLITNFHQPESTLLLLIAALIGPGWRRVYDHALANNYRFLSYGDSSLLLP
- a CDS encoding class I SAM-dependent methyltransferase — encoded protein: MPTDASLFLRRAVVATFAVPALLFACTQTPIAESDAARVVQGRTEASPDTAGYQRRAPQDPNGISRYYMGRQIAHVMGHDGAGWLERPDREQEEGTDILLRELKLKPTDVVADIGAGTGFFTFRMSELVPQGKVLAVDIQPQMLEKLQATSQRRKVANVEPVLGTVKNPNLPANAVDLALIVDAYHEFDHPREMMRAIKNSLKPGGRVALVEYRAEDPNVPIKRIHRMSEEQARRELQAVGLQFVENIKALPQQHLLIFKRP
- the priA gene encoding replication restart helicase PriA, with the protein product MPQSEPAAADRVTLFADVILPLPLPKLYTYRVPFELNDQVVIGGRVLVQFGAKKTLSCIVAAVHETPPKDYQAKYILEFIDDAPVVTQPQLKLFRWIAEYYMCTLGEVINAALPSALKLSSESRVQLHPQYLSEGTPYPLSEQEQKIVEALGTEDGKALTFSEVGEILGISSFHKVIKSLIQKDVVFLFEHIADKYAPKVVKKVRLAHHFVAEAALEGLFENLASKPKQLDVLMRYIQRVPVYQNEHANHTGLEKAALTSSPHLSPSAVNTLIKNGVLEQFDQIVSRFPLDEKEGNQMPFELSEAQTKARDQVLELFGQKDITLLHGVTGAGKTEIYIDLIRKALEGGGQVLYLLPEIALTAQIVTRLMRVFGSRLGVYHSKFSDNERVEVWNGVLSGRFQVVVGVRSAVFLPFDSLSLIIVDEEHESSYKQYDPAPRYNAREVALMMGTFQGAKILLGSATPSVETYYQCRAGRWGLVPLTKRFGEAGLPEIELIDTRRNAQQGQKKPSHHFTPELTAAIEGRLSQGEQVILFQNRRGYSPFISCLDCGWIPKCKSCAVSLSYHKNAHELRCHYCGHHEVMPRECPACGSRAIRAMGFGTERIEDDLKLMLPEANVQRMDLDTTRAKNAYQQIISDFEQQRTNVLVGTQMVTKGLDFGNVSLVGIINADSIIHYPDFRAHERAYQMFVQVSGRAGRKGKKGKVIVQTGDPQQPIFDKVMRNDYQDFYEYEIAQRREHMYPPFARVIKITVKHVEERMALEAAVLLTQELVERLGRDAVLGPEAPYIFRIRNFYLQEITIKLSREHTVLKHAKAQILEAITLVRDEKDFRQARIVADVDPM
- a CDS encoding thioredoxin domain-containing protein, whose product is MPTPAPHAKPNRLAHESSPYLLQHAYNPVDWYPWGEEALSRAQKEQKPILVSIGYAACHWCHVMERESFEHEEIAQIMNERFVCIKVDREERPDVDQVYMDAIQAMGLGGGWPLNVFLTPEAKPFYGGTYFPSRNWFELLQQIANAYGSEHRAELDKSAEDFARVLRANDLEKYGAKISTKPVGQQAFGTLLRNLAKHFDAKRGGTGQAPKFPMPVIWRFLLRAHALTGNDAALQQTNLTLREMAWGGIYDQAGGGFARYSVDDAWLVPHFEKMLYDNGQLISLYAEAYQLTQDEQWREVVEQTVAFVQRELMSPEGGFYASLDADSEGEEGKFYVFGLEQLREALGDEAPLAAEYYGCTALGNWEHGHNILHRRQSDAAFAEAHQLTPGVVASLAAGWREKLLAYRSQRARPALDDKILTGWNALMLRGLVDAYRAFHLPQYLELALQNAEFIEQNLRRGQGLWRNYKNGRATIVAFLEDYALLIDAYTALYEATFAERWLQRARELTEYVLEHFADEADSHLFYTDDTGEALIARKKELFDNVIPSSNSLMAHNLLRLGALLDVPAWHERATNMLALAQDLAVNEPQHLGNWASLYLSLLAPLAEVAVIGPEAEHFRRELSRHYLPNAVLAGTNTSSELPLLQNRHAAEGQTTIYVCYNRACQQPVYNPTEALAQLQAATLRG